From Deltaproteobacteria bacterium:
TTGCTCCGGATATAATGGTAAAGGCTGCTTTCGCGAATGCCGATGGCCCGGCAAATCTGTCTCATGGAGGTGGAAGCATAGCCGTTTTTATTGAATAAAAAGGCGGCATTCTTATAGAGCTCAGCCTTCCTCCCGCGAAGAAATTCTCTTGCCATTCGCCTATTCTTCTCCCCAATTCTCCCTTGACAGGATGGTGGAACAGAGGTAGGATAGTCAACACCTAACGAACGTTAGATTCGCTTATAACCCACACGAGAAATCCTGTCAAGAAGAATTTTTGGTCCACTTTCCCAAAAATTGATCAAGGGGAATATGAAAGTTTCCCGATAGAAATCACTATTAGAAGTTATTTGAATTCCTATAATTAAGAAAAAAATCTTTCGTCTGGTGGATTAAAAAGCTCCCCAAGACTAATTCATTGCCCTGATTAGGAGAAGATTTAATGGCTTTAATGACTTCCGAGGAATACCTCCAGAGCTTGGGAAAGATGAAACCCACCGTTTATGTAGATGGAGAGCGGGTGGAAAACTTTGCGGATCACCCCCTGATCCGGCCGGCCATCAACATCACCGCCAAGATGTATGCCATGGCTCAAGATCCGGATTATGAAGGAGTGCTCACCACGACCTCGCACCTTACCGGCCGCAAGATCAGCCGGTTCAATCACATCTACCAGAGCACGGAAGATCTCCTGAAAGCCCTTTCCATGCTCAGGCTGACCAATCAGGCTGTGGGGGCTTGCAACATGCGCTGCCTGACGAAGGAGCTGATCAATCCCCTCTATGATACCACCTTTGAGATCGACCGGGAGTGTGGGACTGACTACCACCGGAGGTTTAAAGATTACCTGATTTTCCTCCAGGACGATGACCGGATGGCCAGCGCAGGAGTCACGGATGCCAAGGGGGATCGGCGCCTTCGACCCTCGAAACAATTCGACCCGGACCTCTACTTGCGGGTGGTCGATAAAAATGAAAAAGGGATCATCGTGCGGGGAGCCAAAATGCATCAGACGGGAGCGCTTACCGCCCATTATCTGAATGTGGTTCCCAGCACCATCATGGGTGAAGACGAGAAAGATTATGCCGTTGCCTTCGCAACCCCTTCGGATGCTCCGGGGCTTATCCATGTGTTCGGCCGGCATGCGCTTGATGAGAGGAGATACACGGGGGCGGACCTGGGAAATATCAAGTACGATATGCATGAAACGATGATCATCTTTAACGATCTATTCGTCCCCTGGGAGCGGGTCTTCATGTGCGGCGAATACCCCTTCACCCAGACCCTCGTCGAAAACTTCATCGCTAACCATCGCTATTCTTACGGGGGGTGTCGTCCAGGCACCTTTGATGTGCTCATTGGCGCGGCCAAGCTCATCGCCGAGTTCAACGGGATAGACCGTGCCTGGCACATTCGAGAAAAACTGACCGAGATGTCCTTTCTGAACGAGACTATGTGGGCTTGTGCAGTGGCGGCTGCTGTTCAAGGAGTGAAGAAACCGTCGGGCTGGTATCAACCCGACAAGCTATTGGCCAACGTGACGAAACTCCATGTTACCAGCATCCCCCATGAGCTGGGGAAACTGGCCATTGACTTGGCCGGGGGCATTGTCGCTACTTTGCCGTCGGAAAAAAATTTGCATAACCCCGAAATTGGACCGTTGGTACGGAAATACTTGCGAACGAAACCGGAGCTTCCGGTAGAGGATCGGATGCGCATCATCCGCTTGATCGAATTCTTGGTCCAGGGGGTTACGATTCCAGCGGACTACTTCGGCGGCGGCGGTCCGGCCACTCAGAAGATGATCATCGAGCGAGAGACCAATTTCGAATACAAAAAGCGGCTGGCCAAAATCATTTCGGGCATCGCCGAAGAAGACAGTGCGAATAAAGCCGGGAAAATGATGATTGATGGTATCGTTTCCGGTTGTTGCGATGCCTATGGGACCGAGAGCTGCCCTTTGCCGCGACGCTCCTAAGGGTACCAATTTTAATTGCTTTTCCCGCAAACATGTCCTTACAGCAAGGAGGGAAAAGATGGATGCCCGTTTAACGGAAGGGCTAAAAAAGGTGGCGAAAGCCTGCGGGGCTGATTTATTCGGGGTTGCGGCCATGGAAAGGTTTGCGGGAGCTCCCCCAAGGCATAAACCAGAGGATATTCTGCCCGGGGCTGAATCGGTCGTTTCCATTGCCTTAAATGCTTTGGAAGGGACATTTTCCACTCCCGTATTCCATGTCTATCAACTCTCTTATGCCCTATTGCGAAGCAGGGCAAATGAAATTTCGTACCATTTAGCCAGATTCTTGGAAGAGAGAGGTTACAAGAGTGTAATCGTCCCCGGAACCATTCCTCTGGATATGATCGAAAAGAAAGGACTCTTTGGAGCTTTCTCCCATCGACATGCCGCCCAAGCAGCAGGTTTAGGCAAGATTGGGCTTAACCAACTGCTAGTTACGAAAAATTTCGGCCCCAGAGTGTGGCTGGGAACAGTCATCACCAGTGCTTTATTATCTCCTTCCCCCCTGCTCGAAGAAGACCCATGCCCGGGGGATGAATG
This genomic window contains:
- a CDS encoding 4-hydroxyphenylacetate 3-hydroxylase N-terminal domain-containing protein, whose product is MALMTSEEYLQSLGKMKPTVYVDGERVENFADHPLIRPAINITAKMYAMAQDPDYEGVLTTTSHLTGRKISRFNHIYQSTEDLLKALSMLRLTNQAVGACNMRCLTKELINPLYDTTFEIDRECGTDYHRRFKDYLIFLQDDDRMASAGVTDAKGDRRLRPSKQFDPDLYLRVVDKNEKGIIVRGAKMHQTGALTAHYLNVVPSTIMGEDEKDYAVAFATPSDAPGLIHVFGRHALDERRYTGADLGNIKYDMHETMIIFNDLFVPWERVFMCGEYPFTQTLVENFIANHRYSYGGCRPGTFDVLIGAAKLIAEFNGIDRAWHIREKLTEMSFLNETMWACAVAAAVQGVKKPSGWYQPDKLLANVTKLHVTSIPHELGKLAIDLAGGIVATLPSEKNLHNPEIGPLVRKYLRTKPELPVEDRMRIIRLIEFLVQGVTIPADYFGGGGPATQKMIIERETNFEYKKRLAKIISGIAEEDSANKAGKMMIDGIVSGCCDAYGTESCPLPRRS
- a CDS encoding helix-turn-helix domain-containing protein codes for the protein MAREFLRGRKAELYKNAAFLFNKNGYASTSMRQICRAIGIRESSLYHYIRS
- a CDS encoding epoxyqueuosine reductase — translated: MDARLTEGLKKVAKACGADLFGVAAMERFAGAPPRHKPEDILPGAESVVSIALNALEGTFSTPVFHVYQLSYALLRSRANEISYHLARFLEERGYKSVIVPGTIPLDMIEKKGLFGAFSHRHAAQAAGLGKIGLNQLLVTKNFGPRVWLGTVITSALLSPSPLLEEDPCPGDECGKCLAACPPGALSLNGIDKKKCLEEGVHAQNLSGLLKYLNKILVAENLEERKKLLWSAEMRVLYQSLVCGMIPACDRCLSVCSVGRRCV